A region from the Vicia villosa cultivar HV-30 ecotype Madison, WI linkage group LG3, Vvil1.0, whole genome shotgun sequence genome encodes:
- the LOC131658194 gene encoding uncharacterized protein LOC131658194 translates to MKFGGVTFNNSGLIAENAVNHFKDLFDNVSVLQDNSLVEDVILKLVSDQTNFLLTMLPTELEVHSAIFNLNKDSAAGPDGFGPRYNSNTLVLIPKVKEADSIEQFRPIALANFKFKIITKILADRLAKVLPLIISKEKNGFISGRSIRDCICLTSEAANSLHRKTLGGNIILKVDIAKAFDTLSWKFILKVLHQFGFCEKFCLWIKCILSSAKVSIALNGQQHVFFNCQRGVRQGDPLSPMFFCLDEDVLSRVISKLVSDNKVKLMHASRNVMFPSHTLYADDIILFSRGCISSIEAFKGLFSYYAECSGQVCNPSKSVIYAGSMSNDRHSLLANLVGFCKGQLPFYYLGVPIFKGRPKAIYFQPLADKIKAKLAAWKASLLSIAGRVQLVMSVIQSMTVYSIMVYSWPISLIKIIEGWCRNFIWSVDMNKRKLVTVAWKLCCRSLKDGGLGIRSLRTLNDVADLRQCWTIYNGRDDWAQILKSRVFKRGKRVQYHVFSSIWSGSMYFLNIIEISSMWLVGNGENINLWSDNWNGYPLKDRFIEEPLAVFNGILKDFIYDDKIVLPPELFVSCPDLRQVCETTVINSQAQDCVIWKPSDNGFLTLKEAYYFCCRPIQSSWGRVLWNRAIPHSKSLLFWRLFHGKLPTDNNLRLREGSHSAQCHVVILAAILNTVASIWNARNLVRFQNKKLLWKSHCASIISLSSMSGNLTQSPTNSSMSDFVILKHFPVSLNPPRTRSSIEVLWFPPQPGWVKGDHLGSFCSNLGSANALFAELMGAILAMEIAIGNGWLNLWLESDSSLVVSAFSNSMVVPWKLRNRWDSCLFKLYVSCHEVEIVESLNTNIPSIPKPPRPNGSIAESFRMVLNILYLNIED, encoded by the exons ATGAAGTTTGGGGGTGTTACTTTCAACAACTCGGGTCTTATAGCGGAGAATGCGGTGAACCATTTTAAAGATTTATTTGACAATGTTTCTGTTTTGCAGGATAATTCTTTGGTGGAGGATGTCATTCTTAAGCTCGTGTCCGACCAGACTAACTTTCTTCTTACTATGCTTCCTACTGAGCTGGAAGTTCATTCTGCTATTTTCAATCTTAATAAGGATAGTGCTGCCGGTCCTGATGGGTTTGGTCCta GGTATAATTCTAACACTTTAGTTCTAATCCCTAAAGTTAAAGAAGCGGACAGTATTGAGCAGTTTCGTCCCATAGCGCTTGCTAATTTTAAGTTCAAAATTATTACAAAGATTCTTGCTGACAGGTTAGCTAAGGTTCTTCCTCTCATTATTTCTAAGGAGAAAAATGGTTTCATTAGTGGAAGAAGCATTCGGGACTGCATATGTCTCACTTCCGAAGCAGCCAATTCGTTACATAGGAAAACTCTTGGTGGAAACATTATTTTGAAAGTTGATATTGCAAAAGCGTTCGATACTTTGAGTTGGAAGTTCATTTTGAAGGTTCTCCATCAATTTGGTTTTTGCGAGAAGTTCTGTTTATGGATCAAATGTATCTTATCCTCTGCTAAAGTTTCTATTGCATTGAATGGGCAGCAACATGTCTTTTTCAACTGTCAAAGGGGGGTTAGGCAAGGAGATCCGCTTTCGCCTATGttcttttgtttggatgaagaCGTCCTAAGTCGGGTAATTtctaaacttgtttctgataatAAAGTCAAGCTTATGCATGCTTCGCGAAACGTCATGTTTCCGTCTCACACTTTGTATGCCGATGATATTATCCTTTTCTCTCGTGGTTGTATCTCCTCTATTGAAGCTTTTAAAGGGTTGTTCTCTTATTATGCTGAGTGTTCTGGTCAGGTTTGCAACCCCAGCAAGTCGGTTATTTATGCAGGTTCCATGTCCAATGATCGTCATAGTTTGTTAGCTAACCTCGTTGGCTTCTGCAAAGGTCAGCTTCCGTTTTACTATTTGGGAGTTCCGATTTTCAAAGGCAGACCAAAAGCGATTTATTTCCAGCCTCTGGCGGATAAGATTAAAGCCAAGCTTGCTGCGTGGAAAGCTAGTTTGCTTTCGATAGCAGGTAGAGTGCAATTGGTCATGTCGGTTATTCAAAGCATGACAGTTTATTCCATAATGGTTTACTCCTGGCCTATTAGTCTTATTAAGATCATTGAAGGGTGGTGTCGTAACTTCATATGGAGTGTCGATATGAATAAGAGGAAATTAGTTACCGTGGCTTGGAAGCTTTGTTGCAGAAGTTTGAAAGATGGGGGATTGGGCATTAGATCTCTAAGGACTCTCAATGATGTTGCAGACTTGAGACAATGCTGGACTATTTATAATGGTCGGGACGATTGGGCTCAGATTCTTAAATCTAGAGTTTTCAAAAGAGGAAAACGGGTGCAATACCATGTTTTTTCTTCAATCTGGTCCGGGAGCATGTATTTTCTTAATATTATCGAGATCAGTTCGATGTGGCTGGTTGGAAATGGGGAAAATATTAATCTTTGGAGTGACAATTGGAATGGGTATCCTCTTAAGGATAGATTCATTGAAGAACCTCTTGCGGTTTTTAACGGCATTCTGAAAGATTTCATTTATGACGACAAGATAGTTCTCCCCCCAGAGCTTTTTGTTTCTTGTCCTGATTTGCGGCAAGTTTGCGAGACGACGGTGATTAATTCTCAAGCGCAGGATTGTGTGATCTGGAAGCCTTCAGACAATGGTTTTTTGACCCTCAAAGAGGCTTATTATTTCTGCTGCAGGCCTATACAAAGTTCCTGGGGTCGAGTTCTTTGGAACCGGGCCATCCCGCATTCGAAGTCTCTTCTCTTTTGGAGATTGTTTCATGGCAAATTACCGACTGATAACAATCTTCGTTTACGAG AAGGATCTCATTCTGCTCAATGCCATGTGGTTATCTTGGCTGCTATTCTTAATACAGTGGCTAGCATTTGGAATGCTAGAAACTTGGTTAGATTTCAGAATAAAAAGCTGTTGTGGAAGTCTCATTGTGCGAGTATCATCTCCCTCTCTTCTATGTCGGGTAATCTAACTCAGAGCCCTACAAATTCTTCCATGTCTGATTTTGTTATTTTAAAGCATTTTCCGGTTTCTCTCAATCCCCCTCGAACTCGTTCGTCTATTGAAGTTCTCTGGTTCCCTCCTCAACCAGGTTGGGTTAAG GGCGATCATCTCGGTAGTTTTTGCAGTAATTTGGGATCTGCTAATGCTCTTTTCGCGGAGCTCATGGGGGCAATTCTTGCCATGGAGATTGCTATTGGTAACGGTTGGTTGAATCTTTGGTTGGAGTCTGATTCCTCTTTAGTGGTTTCGGCTTTTAGCAACTCTATGGTTGTTCCGTGGAAGCTTCGAAATAGATGGGATTCTTGCTTATTTAAGTTgt ATGTGAGTTGCCATGAAGTTGAGATTGTTGAGAGCTTAAATACAAATATCCCATCTATTCCTAAGCCTCCAAGGCCCAATGGAAGCATTGCTGAAAGCTTCCGAATGGTTCTAAACATATTGTATCTTAATATTGaagattaa
- the LOC131655927 gene encoding membrane-associated progesterone-binding protein 4-like has product MWLKTLVTSPISVIALLVLLIALFLRFPINFPTSHSQRLFSTEELSLFNGTDQGLPILLGILGSVFDVTKGKSHYGSGGGYNHFAGRDASRAFVSGNFTGDGLTDSLRNLSSTEVKSVVEWRDFYHKSYKYVGKLVGRYYDSQGNPTKYLKGVEAKAARGAQLLEKQKIEEAKQPSCSSSWSQDDGGQVWCDAGYPRLILRPIEMALTGKISKRCACFEESQLGQSGLELYEGCDYHANRCKA; this is encoded by the exons ATGTGGTTAAAGACATTAGTAACCTCTCCTATTTCCGTAATCGCACTTCTCGTCCTCTTGATCGCTCTCTTTCTCAGATTTCCCATCAACTTCCCCACTTCACACTCACAG AGATTGTTCAGTACAGAAGAGCTTTCATTGTTCAATGGAACTGATCAAGGGTTACCAATCCTTTTAGGAATTCTCGG ATCTGTTTTTGATGTAACCAAAGGAAAATCACATTATGGTTCAGGAGGAGGTTACAATCACTTTGCTGGAAG GGATGCTTCTCGCGCATTTGTCTCTGGAAATTTCACAG GAGACGGCCTCACAGACTCATTGCGCAATCTATCTAGCACTGAG GTCAAGAGCGTTGTTGAGTGGAGAGATTTCTACCACAAATCTTACAA GTACGTTGGTAAGTTAGTTGGTAGATACTACGATAGCCAAGGGAATCCTACAAAATATTTGAAAGGGGTTGAAGCAAAGGCTGCGAGAGGTGCTCAGCTTCTAGAAAAACAGAAGATCGAAGAGGCTAAACAACCTTCATGCAGTTCAAGTTGGAGTCAAGACGATGGTGGTCAG GTATGGTGTGATGCTGGCTACCCGAGGTTGATTCTGCGACCGATAGAAATGGCTTTGACCGGGAAGATAAGTAAGCGATGCGCTTGCTTTGAAGAGTCTCAGTTAGGCCAATCTGGTTTAGAATTATACGAAGGATGCGACTACCATGCCAACAGGTGCAAAGCTTAG
- the LOC131655926 gene encoding probable glycosyltransferase At3g07620: protein MWHFNKIKLSLLAFSIFLVLFSIDSFKGFKWVSKLNYQRLHKKHLGSILSSYKHEGRHRTMSYNRELHKLSKRISIQGDENLKKVEASLAKARALIKQALLKTNDIVPIEDSHDYVPQGDIYRNAFAFHRSYHLMEKLFRIYVYEEGEPPLFHYGPCKNIYSMEGIFINLLESNTVFRTHNPNEAHVFFLPFSVVMIIQHLFHPVIRDKAVLGRTIGDYVDIISHKYAYWNRSYGADHFMLSCHDWGPRATWYVKELYFVAIRVLCNANISEHFNPKKDASFPEINLLGETKGLLGGYPSQNRTVLAFFAGRMHGKIRPMIFQHWENKDKDILVYEKLPENVSYHETMKKSKFCICPSGYEVASPRIVEAIYAECVPIIVSQQYVLPFSDVLNWDSFSLQIEVSEIPKLKEILLGISDEKYMKLYEGVKKVQRHFVVNDPPKRYDVFHMIIHSIWLRRLNVLLK from the exons ATGTGgcatttcaacaaaataaaattgaGTCTACTTGCATTTTCTATCTTTTTGGTGTTATTTAGCATTGATTCATTTAAGGGTTTTAAATGGGTGTCAAAGTTGAATTATCAAAGGCTTCATAAGAAACATTTAGGATCAATCCTTTCTTCATACAAG CATGAGGGAAGACACAGGACAATGTCCTATAATAGAGAATTGCACAAATTGTCTAAAAGAATATCAATACAAGGAGATGAAAATTTGAAGAAAGTTGAAGCAAGTCTTGCAAAAGCAAGAGCTTTGATAAAACAAGCATTGTTGAAAACCAATGACATTGTTCCTATTGAGGATTCTCATGATTATGTTCCACAAGGAGACATTTATAGAAATGCCTTTGCTTTTCATAG GAGTTACCATTTGATGGAGAAGCTATTTAGAATCTATGTGTATGAAGAAGGAGAGCCTCCTCTTTTTCATTATGGTCCTTGCAAGAATATATATTCAATGGAAGGAATATTTATCAACTTATTGGAAAGCAATACTGTGTTTCGAACTCATAATCCAAATGAAGCTCATGTCTTTTTTCTACCGTTTAGCGTTGTTATGATCATTCAACATCTCTTTCATCCGGTTATTCGTGATAAAGCTGTTTTGGGAAGAACTATTGGTGATTATGTTGATATCATATCACACAAATATGCATATTGGAATCGAAGTTATGGAGCTGATCATTTCATGCTTTCTTGTCATGATTGG GGACCAAGAGCGACTTGGTATGTTAAGGAATTATATTTCGTTGCAATTCGAGTACTATGCAACGCAAATATCTCGGAGCATTTCAATCCGAAGAAAGATGCATCATTTCCCGAAATCAACTTATTAGGAGAAACAAAAGGTTTACTTGGTGGCTATCCGTCGCAAAACAGAACGGTTTTGGCTTTCTTTGCAGGAAGAATGCATGGCAAAATCAGACCAATGATTTTCCAGCATTGGGAGAACAAAGACAAAGATATTTTAGTTTATGAAAAACTTCCAGAGAATGTTTCATACCATGAAACAATGAAGAAGAGTAAATTCTGTATTTGTCCAAGTGGTTATGAAGTTGCTAGTCCAAGAATTGTTGAGGCAATTTATGCAGAATGTGTACCTATTATAGTATCACAACAATATGTGCTTCCTTTTAGTGATGTTCTTAATTGGGATTCTTTCTCTCTTCAGATTGAAGTTAGTGAAATTCCTAAGCTTAAGGAAATTTTGTTGGGTATATCTGATGAGAAATATATGAAATTGTATGAAGGTGTTAAGAAAGTGCAAAGACATTTTGTAGTGAATGATCCTCCGAAGCGATACGATGTATTCCATATGATTATTCATTCCATATGGCTTAGGAGATTGAATGTACTTCTGAAATAA